A region of the Acidisoma sp. PAMC 29798 genome:
CTGGGGCGTCGTTGCCCTCGGCACCGTCGCCGCGATCCTGGCCGGCATGCTCTGGGGCGCCGTCAACGGCGTGCTGGTGGCTGTCGCGCGCATTCCGGCGCTCATCGTCACGCTCGGCTCTATGGGCATGGCGCTCGGTTTTGCGCAGATCGTCACGGGCGGGCTCGACGTGCGTGCGGTGCCCGAGCTGCTGGTCGATCATGTTGGCACAGGCACGATCTTCGGCATTCCCGTGCTCATCCTCATCGCCGTCATCGTCACGGTTCTGGTGGCGGTTCTCCTGCATCTGACGCGCTTCGGCAGCCGCACCTTCGCCATCGGATCGAGTGCCGAGGCGGCCCGCCGCGCCGGCATTCCCGTGCAGTGGCAAACCGTGCAGATCTACACTCTCGCCGGTGCGCTGGCGGGGCTTGGCGGCGTCATGGCCCTGGCGCGCTTCTCCACCACCACGATCGGCGGCCATACCGCCGACAACCTGACCACGATTTCGGCCGTCGTGCTGGGTGGCACGAGCCTGTTCGGCGGCGTCGGCAGCATCGCCGGCACCGTTATCGGCGTCTTCATTCCCATCGTTCTCCTCAACGGTTTCGTCATCATCGGCATTCCGCCCTTCTGGCAGACCGTGACGATGGGGGCCGTTCTCGTTCTCGCCGTTTACATCGATCAACTCAAAAGACGGGCGCGCCAGCGCTCATGACACCCATGAAAGGTCACACAACAATGTTTGCACGCGCCATAACGATGATCGGCCTTCTGGTCGGCAGCACCGCGCAGGGCACCGCGGCCTTCGCCGCCGACCATAGCGTGGCCCTGGTCCTAGGCGTCAATGGCAGCCCCTTCTATGAGGCATTGGCCTGCGGCGCCTCGGACGAAGCCAAGAAGCTCGGTCTTACGCTCAATGTTTCCGCACCCAGTCAATTCGCTGCCGACCAGCAAGTGCCGGTCGTCGATGCCGTGACAGCGCGCCATCCCGCCGTCGCCGTCATCGTGCCGACGGATTCGCAGGCCCTCGTCGCACCGATGCGCGCGCTCGCGAAAAGCGGCGTCGATGTGGTCACCGCCGACCAGACGCTGAATGACACGTCATTCCTCAAGGCCCAGATCGAGACCGACAATCTGCTCGGCGGCAAGCTCGCGGCCGATGAGATGAACACGCTCCTGCATGGCAAGGGCAGTGTTCTCGTCATCACCCAGCCGCCGGGTTCGACCGCGCAGGACGAGCGCACCGCCGGCTTCGTGACGGAACTGAAGACCTTCCCGGGCATCCATTATCTCGGCGCGCAGTATCAGAGCGACGATCCCCAGAAGGCTGCCGAAATCGTCACCTCCAGCCTCTCCGCGCATTCCGATCTCGCCGGCATCTTCTCCACCAACGACCAGGGCGCCATCGGCGCCATCACCGGCCTGCGCCAGGCCGGTGCCGGCAAGCGCGTCAAGCTGATCGCCTATGATGCCGCAACGCCGGAAGTCAGTGCCTTCAAGAACGGCACGATCGCTGCGCTGATCGCGCAGAATCCGAAGCAGGAAGGCGAGGTCGCGATGGAGGTCGCCGCCAAGTTGATCGCCGGCAAGAAAGTCGCGCCGACGGTCTATTCCGACATCGCCGTGATCCATGACGGCGACAATGCGAAGGCCGATGCTTTCGCATACAAAGCCGACTGCAGCCTGTGAGCACGGCACCTCTCCTTTCCGTTCGTGGCATCGCCAAGTGTTTTGGCGCGTTGACTGCGTTGACCGGTGTCGATCTCGACATCCGGGCGGGGGAGGTGCTTGCTTTGTTGGGGGATAACGGCGCCGGCAAATCGACCTTCGTCAAAATCCTCGCCGGTGCGCAGCCGCAGACCGAAGGGGAAATCCGGCTCGACGATGCGCCGATTGCTTTCGCATCGCCGCAGGATGCGGCGGCGGCCGGTATTGCCACGATCTTCCAGGAACTCGCTTTGTCGGAGAATCTCTCCATCGCCGAGAATGTCTTTCTCGGCCGGGAGTTGGTGCGCCGCGTCGCGGGCATTCCGTTTTTGCAGGGGCGCGCGATGAAGCGACGAGTCGTCACCCTGCTGGCGGAGTTGGATGCTCATATCTCCGATCCCGAGGCGCCAGTCGGCAGCCTGTCCGGCGGCCAACGGCAGGCGGTCGCGATCTGTCGCGCCCTCAATGTCAATGCCCGGCTGGTCATCATGGATGAGCCGACGGCAGCGCTTGCCGTGGCCGAGACTCGAAAGGTCCTGGCTTTGACACGCAGGTTGGCCGAGCGCGGCTGCGCCGTCGTGCTCGTGAGCCATAACATCGCCGATGTTTTCGAAGTCGCGGATCGCATGGTGGTGTTCCGGCGCGGTCGCAAGATCGCCGAACGCCAGCGCGATGCGACAAACCCCGAAGAGATCGTCTCGTTCATCACCGGCGCCCATCCCGATTTGCGGGCGCTTGAGACGCTAGCATGACTTTATCGACAACTGGAGGAAGAGAGACATGATGGGTTTTGTGAAACGCTCGCTGGTTGCAGTGAGCATGGCGGCACTGGCCGTCGGCGCCGCTCAGGCGGCCGATATGAAGACCGTGGCCTTCGTGCCGCAGATCATCGGCATTCCGTATTTCAACGCCATGGAAGACGGTGGCAAGAAGGCGGCGGCCGACCTCGGGGTAAAATTCATCTATTCCGGTCCCACCGATACCAACCCGGTCGACCAGTTGCAGATCGTGCAGACCCTGATCAATCAGGGCGTCAATGCCATCGCCGTCAGCGTTCTCGATGCGTCGAGCCTGGAGCCGGTCGTGGCCGCCGCCAAGGCCAAGGGCATCACGCTCTTCACCGCCGACAGCGATGCGCCGGCCAGCGGTCGGCTGGTCTATGTGGCGCAGGCAACGGATCGAGGCCTGGGCTTCACCATCATCGACGAGATGGTCAAGCGCGTCGGCCCGAATGCCACCATCGGCATCGTGTCGGGTGAGGCGACCGCATCCAATCTGAACGCCTGGATCGGCTTCATGAAGGAACGCGCCAAGGAGATGTATCCGCATCTGAAGCTGCTGGCACCGCAATTCGCCGGCGGCACGGCTGAGCGCGCGGATCAGATTGCCAGCGACATGATGACCGCGCATCCCGACATCAAGGGCATCATTGGCGTTGCCTCCACCACCTGTCCGGGCGTCGCCCAGGCCATCGAAACCGCCGGCAAGATCGGCCAGGTCATAGGCACCGGCTATTGCAGCCCGAATACGGTTCGCTCCTATCTCAAGAGCGGCTCCTTCGGCTACAGCGTGTTGTGGGACCCGACGGCGCTCGGCTACCTGACCGTCTGGGCCGGCAAGCAGTTGATTGACGGCACACCGTTCAAGGCCAGCAACAGCGTGCCCGGCTTCGCGAAACCCGTGACCTATGATGCCAAGACCGGCATCCTGCTGCTCGGCGCCCCGGCGGTCTTCACCGCTGGGAATGTCGATAACTACCACTTCTAGGATGCGGATGATGCCACGTTCGCTCATCGGTGGCCGTGAGGTCAGCCTGCTTGCCGGCTGCCTCGTGGTCGGCGTGGTGGGGAGCGTGGCATCGCCGTATTTCGCGACCTTCGAGAATCTGTCGACCATCTTCCGCAACTGCATCGAGCTGCTGCTGGTCAGCCTGGGCATGACGCTGCTGCTCGCCATGGGCAGCATCGACGTGTCGGTCGGCATGGTCATGGGCCTGGCCGCCATCGTTGTAGGCCGGATCATCGAGGGCGGCGGCAGTCCTCTGCTCGCCGTCCTCGCCGGCCCCGCCATTGGCGCCTGCCTAGGCTTGTTGACGACCTCCGTCGTCGTCTTAGGGCGCATTCCCGCCATCGTCGGCACATTGGGTCTGCTCGGCGTCTATCGCGCCGCCATCTTCCTCGCCCTCGGCGGTTCCTGGCTCTCCGGCCTGCCGCATAGATTGACGGCGGCCATCGGCGGCCATGTGCTCGGCGTGCCGATCGCCCTCATCGTCATTATCGCGTCCTACGGCATCGTCTGGGTCGCGCTACGTCGCACCAGCTTCGGCGTGCATCTGCTCGCCATCGGCAATGCGGAGGAGAAGGCCCGGCTATCGGGCGTCTCGGTACTGCGCACGCGCGCCATCACCTTCGTGGCGAGCGGAGTGCTGTGCGGCCTCGCCGCCGTCTTCTATGTCTCCACCTACCGAAATGTGGAAATGACCGTCGGCGGCAACGTCGCCCTGGAAGCCATCGCCGCCGTCGTGCTCGGCGGCACCAGCATTCTCGGCGGGCGTTGCAGCCTGTTGGGCACCGCCATCGGCGTCATGCTCATCCGCATTCTGCAAAACGGCCTGCTGCTCATGGGCGTGCCATCGCTGTGGCAGACGGTCGTGACGGGCCTGCTGCTGATTGTGATTCTGACCGGCGAGGTCGGCCAGACACGCCTGCGGAACGCGCTCTTCGTGCGGCGCGCTGCATGAGCCGCTTTGTCCCCCGCTCGACCACACTGACGATCCTCTGCGGCCTTTGGGTCGTCGTCGCGGTCGGCCTCGCGGTTTTGGCGCCCGGCGCCATGAATGCCTATACCGTCACCACGATCCTGCAATTCTCGACCATCCTCGCTTTGGTGGCGCTGGGCCAGGCGCTCGTCGTGCTGGCCGGCGGCGCGGGCATAGACCTGTCCGTTGGTGGCACCACGTCACTCACCGCAATCAGCGCCATGATGGCCGTGCAGGCCGGCATGCCCGCTTGGCTGCTGCTGCCGGCTTGCGTCCTGGGCGGCGGCCTGCTTGGAGCCATCAATGGCGTCCTCGTCACGCGCATCCGCCTGCTGCCGCTGATCGTCACGCTGGGCACCTTCTACGTCTATTCCGGCCTCGCTCTGGCGCTCACCGGCGGCGCCGCGCAAAGCGGCGTGCCAGCCTGGCTTATCGGCTGGGGGCGTGGCCAGATCGGCGCCGTGCCGCTGCCTTTCCTCACCACTGCGCTGCCCGGTTTCGCCGTCGCCGCCATCCTGCTGGGCATGACGAGTTGGGGCCGCTGGATCTATGCCATGGGTTTCAATGAGACTGCGGCACGGCTTTCCGGCATCAACGTCGATCGGGCGCGGCTGCTGATCTATGCCATCAGCGGCGCTTGCGCGGGGCTCGCCGCCCTGGTCTCGCTCGCCTGGCTCGGCAGCGGGCGGCCGGATATCGGCACCAACCTCGAACTGACCTCGCTGACCGCCGCCATGCTCGGCGGCATCGCCATCTTCGGCGGCGTCGGCGGTGTCGGCGGCGTTCTCGCCGCCGTCATCCTGCTGGTGACCTTGCAAACCGGCCTGCTCCAACTCAACGTCAACAGCATCTGGCAAGTCGGCATCGTCGGGCTGCTCCTGATCGTCGTGCTGTTGGCGGACCGGCTTTACTCGCGTCGGCGCGGGCCGACGCCGCTTCGGAGATAGAGTGATGACCGTGCAAACCCAGATCGCCGCTGCAGCCGATGCCAGCGGGCCGCGCCTCGCCGCGCTCCTATCCGACCTCATCGGTTTCGCCTCGGTCGTGAAAGCGGACCCGCGCGAGTCCGGCCCCGGAGAGCGGCTGTGCCAGGAATACCTCAAGGCGCGGATCGAAACGCTCGGCTTCACGACTGATCTTTGGGAGCCCGATGGCCCCGCCTTGCTGGCGAAATACGCCGGCCGCGCCGGTGCCCATAAGGGCCGCACCTTCGACGGCCGACCCAACCTGGGCGGCACGCTGAAAGGCAGCGGGGGCGGCCGCTCCCTCATGCTGAACGGCCATATCGATGTCGTGCCGCCTGGCCCCGCCACGCATTGGCGCACGGATCCCTTCACGGCCGAGATCCGTGACGGCTTCGTGCAGGGGCGCGGTGCGGTCGACATGAAGGGCGGCGTCGCCTGCATGCTCATGGCGATCGAACTGCTGGTCGAAATGGGCGTGCGGCTTGCCGGTGACGTGGTCTTCACAACGGTCGTTGACGAGGAAATCGGCGGCATGGGCTCGCTCGCCATGGTCGATCGCGGCTTCCGCGCCGATGCGGGCATCATGACCGAGCCGACCAACAACCGCATCGCTCCACTATGCCACGGCATCCTTAGGGGTCGCATCATCATCGACGGTATAGGCGGCCATGCCGAACTGACGCCCAATAGCTGGTATTCCACCGGCCCCGTGGATGCCATCCAACTCTGCCGCCAGATGCTCGACGGTATCGACATACTCAACCGCCGCTGGGCCCACGACCCCAAGAAACGCCATCCGCTCATGGAACTTCCTAATCAGCTCATCGTGACGCAGATGAGCGCGGGCGAGCATCCGGCCTCCACCGCCGGAAGAGCGGAGATCGTGGTCGATGTGCAGTATCTACCGTCCGAGAAGGATGAGCTTGGCATGGGCAGTCATGTGAAGCGGGAAGTCGAGGCGCATATCGCGGCCGTGTGCCAGGCCGATCCTTATTTGCGGGCGCATCCCGCCCGGATCGAATGGTTCCTGGATGCCGATTGCGCGGAGGTGCCGGCGGAGCATCCCTTCGTTCGGACCTTGCAGAACGCCGTGACGGAAGCCGGCCTTAGCCCCTTACTGGCGGGCTTCGGCGCGCATAGCGACATCGGCCTGCCCACAGGTCTCGGCGAGACGCCGACCGTGAATTTCGGTCCAGGCGATCCGACGATGGCGCA
Encoded here:
- a CDS encoding ATP-binding cassette domain-containing protein, whose amino-acid sequence is MTALTGVDLDIRAGEVLALLGDNGAGKSTFVKILAGAQPQTEGEIRLDDAPIAFASPQDAAAAGIATIFQELALSENLSIAENVFLGRELVRRVAGIPFLQGRAMKRRVVTLLAELDAHISDPEAPVGSLSGGQRQAVAICRALNVNARLVIMDEPTAALAVAETRKVLALTRRLAERGCAVVLVSHNIADVFEVADRMVVFRRGRKIAERQRDATNPEEIVSFITGAHPDLRALETLA
- a CDS encoding ABC transporter permease; protein product: MPRSLIGGREVSLLAGCLVVGVVGSVASPYFATFENLSTIFRNCIELLLVSLGMTLLLAMGSIDVSVGMVMGLAAIVVGRIIEGGGSPLLAVLAGPAIGACLGLLTTSVVVLGRIPAIVGTLGLLGVYRAAIFLALGGSWLSGLPHRLTAAIGGHVLGVPIALIVIIASYGIVWVALRRTSFGVHLLAIGNAEEKARLSGVSVLRTRAITFVASGVLCGLAAVFYVSTYRNVEMTVGGNVALEAIAAVVLGGTSILGGRCSLLGTAIGVMLIRILQNGLLLMGVPSLWQTVVTGLLLIVILTGEVGQTRLRNALFVRRAA
- a CDS encoding ABC transporter substrate-binding protein, whose amino-acid sequence is MFARAITMIGLLVGSTAQGTAAFAADHSVALVLGVNGSPFYEALACGASDEAKKLGLTLNVSAPSQFAADQQVPVVDAVTARHPAVAVIVPTDSQALVAPMRALAKSGVDVVTADQTLNDTSFLKAQIETDNLLGGKLAADEMNTLLHGKGSVLVITQPPGSTAQDERTAGFVTELKTFPGIHYLGAQYQSDDPQKAAEIVTSSLSAHSDLAGIFSTNDQGAIGAITGLRQAGAGKRVKLIAYDAATPEVSAFKNGTIAALIAQNPKQEGEVAMEVAAKLIAGKKVAPTVYSDIAVIHDGDNAKADAFAYKADCSL
- a CDS encoding autoinducer 2 ABC transporter substrate-binding protein; protein product: MMGFVKRSLVAVSMAALAVGAAQAADMKTVAFVPQIIGIPYFNAMEDGGKKAAADLGVKFIYSGPTDTNPVDQLQIVQTLINQGVNAIAVSVLDASSLEPVVAAAKAKGITLFTADSDAPASGRLVYVAQATDRGLGFTIIDEMVKRVGPNATIGIVSGEATASNLNAWIGFMKERAKEMYPHLKLLAPQFAGGTAERADQIASDMMTAHPDIKGIIGVASTTCPGVAQAIETAGKIGQVIGTGYCSPNTVRSYLKSGSFGYSVLWDPTALGYLTVWAGKQLIDGTPFKASNSVPGFAKPVTYDAKTGILLLGAPAVFTAGNVDNYHF
- a CDS encoding ABC transporter permease produces the protein MSAQANEADPGRWSRRLGGGWILLLLIALMVTFSLLRPHAFPSVYNLMTLAVDAAILLVLALGQTFVIITAGIDLSVGSVLVFASVIGARVMLAIGGASGGSFGTTDASWGVVALGTVAAILAGMLWGAVNGVLVAVARIPALIVTLGSMGMALGFAQIVTGGLDVRAVPELLVDHVGTGTIFGIPVLILIAVIVTVLVAVLLHLTRFGSRTFAIGSSAEAARRAGIPVQWQTVQIYTLAGALAGLGGVMALARFSTTTIGGHTADNLTTISAVVLGGTSLFGGVGSIAGTVIGVFIPIVLLNGFVIIGIPPFWQTVTMGAVLVLAVYIDQLKRRARQRS
- a CDS encoding ABC transporter permease, yielding MSRFVPRSTTLTILCGLWVVVAVGLAVLAPGAMNAYTVTTILQFSTILALVALGQALVVLAGGAGIDLSVGGTTSLTAISAMMAVQAGMPAWLLLPACVLGGGLLGAINGVLVTRIRLLPLIVTLGTFYVYSGLALALTGGAAQSGVPAWLIGWGRGQIGAVPLPFLTTALPGFAVAAILLGMTSWGRWIYAMGFNETAARLSGINVDRARLLIYAISGACAGLAALVSLAWLGSGRPDIGTNLELTSLTAAMLGGIAIFGGVGGVGGVLAAVILLVTLQTGLLQLNVNSIWQVGIVGLLLIVVLLADRLYSRRRGPTPLRR
- a CDS encoding ArgE/DapE family deacylase → MTVQTQIAAAADASGPRLAALLSDLIGFASVVKADPRESGPGERLCQEYLKARIETLGFTTDLWEPDGPALLAKYAGRAGAHKGRTFDGRPNLGGTLKGSGGGRSLMLNGHIDVVPPGPATHWRTDPFTAEIRDGFVQGRGAVDMKGGVACMLMAIELLVEMGVRLAGDVVFTTVVDEEIGGMGSLAMVDRGFRADAGIMTEPTNNRIAPLCHGILRGRIIIDGIGGHAELTPNSWYSTGPVDAIQLCRQMLDGIDILNRRWAHDPKKRHPLMELPNQLIVTQMSAGEHPASTAGRAEIVVDVQYLPSEKDELGMGSHVKREVEAHIAAVCQADPYLRAHPARIEWFLDADCAEVPAEHPFVRTLQNAVTEAGLSPLLAGFGAHSDIGLPTGLGETPTVNFGPGDPTMAHQPNEQVAIQSLVNCTRAIALAIEQWCR